The following coding sequences are from one Nilaparvata lugens isolate BPH chromosome 4, ASM1435652v1, whole genome shotgun sequence window:
- the LOC120351045 gene encoding uncharacterized protein LOC120351045 produces the protein MKTMIQLYVGEHHADWDRYVEEFCFTMNTAVHVGTKYTPAFLNFGRELRAPGDACGEEEGDPRQEDGGTSRAAQLRRLQVLKRAQKLVLDNLNEAYNNTRRYYNLMRRPLELRTGQLVYKRDYHLSSGVNQFAAKLAPKFSGPYEVEKMLSASVVLLKGAAGKRLTVHVKDIKILPPLPESRSPSGSTSRSPGRTPGSAEKFEE, from the coding sequence ATGAAGACTATGATACAGCTCTATGTGGGTGAGCACCATGCAGATTGGGATCGCTATGTGGAGGAATTCTGTTTCACCATGAATACAGCAGTACACGTCGGTACTAAGTATACTCCTGCCTTCCTCAACTTCGGAAGAGAGTTGAGAGCACCAGGAGATGCTTGTGGTGAGGAGGAAGGCGATCCCCGACAGGAGGATGGAGGCACGAGTCGAGCAGCCCAGCTGAGGAGGCTGCAAGTACTGAAGCGTGCGCAGAAGCTCGTTTTAGATAACCTAAACGAGGCCTATAATAATACCAGGAGGTATTATAATCTTATGCGAAGACCGCTGGAACTAAGAACGGGCCAGTTGGTGTATAAGAGGGATTATCATCTCTCATCCGGAGTGAACCAGTTTGCGGCTAAGCTAGCTCCAAAATTTTCTGGGCCCTATGAGGTAGAGAAAATGTTGAGCGCTTCTGTAGTGTTGCTGAAAGGAGCTGCTGGTAAAAGGCTGACTGTTCACGTGAAGGATATAAAGATCTTGCCGCCCCTTCCCGAGTCCCGGAGTCCTTCCGGGAGCACTTCCCGGAGTCCCGGAAGGACTCCGGGAAGTGCTGAGAAATTTGAGGAGTGA